TCAGCCCGTTACAATTCAGCCGTTTCGTTGTTATATCaggtcctgggaaagctgggtgaggaaCCTATGGCCTTCAATGCTATAGGGGTGGAGAAATAGACGTGGTACCCAGCTCTGCCGCCACGTAAGAAGGCACCAGGAACTtaaagttgtcagccagctttcCTAAAGCCCTGAAAGGCAAATATATCTGGTTGTGCTGCAAAACATAGGCTTTTCTATGGCGGCCTAGCCCTGTATCTAAATACTCTGGCGCCGCCTAACCCTCAGGCATGCCCCACCAGCCTGCCCCCTTGTTTACGCCCCATGgtttgccattcaggagtcttGGAGAGCTGGGTGGTAATCCCAGTGACCATGACTATATCTCGCTCAGAtatacatagcaaccaatcactgcgCAGCTTTCATGCTACATTCTGcgtttgaaaaatgaaagctgcgctgtgattggctgctatgggcgaCTAAGagagtttaataaatctgccccattttgtATAACCTCCCGTTAAAGGGCCAGCTCAGAATAAAGTCCTATTCACAGAGACTCGGAATCTGATCCCTCATTGTCTGGTGTGGCGCGGGGGTCGCCCTTACCTCTCActttggaggggacaggtgtccAGCACACAGGATTAATCACGGGGCTAGGAGAGAGGAGCAGAAGGTCAGAGTAAGGCGGACAGCTGCCAGGTCACCCATGAGACTGAATGAAGACAAAGCTTAGACCTGCTCATCCCGGAGATGCCTCTGCCCCCTATTATTATCTACACATCGCCGCCATGCCCTGCGGCCACCAAAAAACGGCCTGGATATTGTGATGCCTCAGCCAATCAGAAGAAAGATTCAATGGTTTCCAAGAACAAGTGAGAGATAATGGCGGGGGCACCCATCAATTATGAgaatggggggtcctgtgtgtgCGCGACCTGCCACTCCGTTCATACGGGGGTCCGTTGTCGTGATCGGTCCAGTGCCCGGTGATTGAACCCCCACAAATAAGGGGATTGGGGATATCCCTTTAAAAGGCACTTCAGTGggtacagtggagatgccctaaAATGCCCCATTATATAGAGGTGTCTGCATTCTGTCAGAAAAGAATCAGTCACTTTCTAATTGATcaccgctgagggtttgctacagtaGAATCCagtctggacaatgctctgtgagctaaatcaTTGCAGTATAAATCTCCCCCCGATCTTATAGTTTACTATAAAGTACCACTGCTAGCTGTCAGTCACCTGGCCTTGCCCTGAACCCTGCCACAGCTGAGGATTTGCTATCTTCATCTCCagactagacaatgctctgtgagctaactTCATTGCAGGATGAATGTTTTCCCAATGTGATCGTTTACTATAATGCACCACTGATTGCTGTCAGTGATTGGGAATATTTGCTTCTTTATATCCTAACCTTGTACGACCACACAGCTGAGGGATTGTTACAGTAGTATCCAgtccagacaatgctctgtgagcttgcTCATTGCAAAAAGAGTCTATTCCCGAATGTGATAGTTTTCTATGATGTACTTGTTGTCAGTGActgggaacattttttttttcttcatatcctTGCCTTGAACAGTTACACAGCTGAGATTTTGTTACAGTAGTATccagcaatgctctgtgagctaaatccATCTGCCGAATGAATCCTGatctgatttacaaaaatgttccagtgcttgctgtcagtgacttaGCTGAAGTTGTGTTACAATGGTTCAGGTTTTTCATAATAAATGTCACTAAACCCTGAACACAGTCTGAATGCAGCTTTAACTgttctgatacactgtaacagatTGTAGCTGTGAGCAGGCCTAGGATTTCAATATATTGGGACAATTGTAAAATCTGGGCCCAGCTGAGGTGTGAAGAATGAGTGTCAGCGAGCGCCATATGACAGTCCTAGCCCATTAGTATCTGGTCACTGTGCCCTCATATCCGCAGCTGCCCCTGTGTCCCCCTCGGCGTGTATGATACATGGGGGTCACATAAAGTTTactcatatggggggggggtctacaGGGGTAAATGCTTCTCTCTTATTGCAAACAGCAAATCATGTTCTGCAGGAAGCAAAGGCAACAGGCGATGAGCGTCCCCTCTTCCCCAAATGAGACCCCTCATTAGTCTCCAGAGGGGCAGATGAGCCCGGCCCAGAACAATAGACACATGAGAATATATGGCAGGTCGGTCAACGAGACCCTCAGACACCTCTCCAACTGAGGATGCTTATATTGGTTTCAAGGGACAGTAGCTGCTGCGGAACATCTTGGGCAGGAAAAAAGAACATTTACTATCATTACATGGTGGGGAATGTAGAACAGTGAGCTTTCCTGAAGTGATATCACATGTGATAGGCTTAGATATACTGCGATAGTATCACacgtgataggcttagatacactgcgaTAGTATCACacgtgataggcttagatacactgcactagtatcacatgtgataggcttagatacaatgCGATAGTATCACACGTGATAGGCTTAGATATACTGCgctagtatcacacatgataggcttagatacactgcatTAGTATCACacgtgataggcttagatacactgagcTAGTATTACACATGACATAAGGGATTATATGATGGGAGACcccaggactgggtgatatgggTTCTTTTACCTCAGAGCTGACATCTTTCCCTGAACACGTTTCTTATCTCTCACATCGGATTAGATTTGAGCTGTGATTCGTCCTCGCCCTCATCTGTCGCACCTTCTAGTGCAGGAACGTGAGCAGGAACGCAGGATAAGGTACAGTACAGAAATGTGCAGATTATTCCCTAATCCTCTCAGATTGCAGATATAATACAGCTGCTCTGACGGCCCCTCCATTACTGACTACATGTGGCTGCTGCACCTCTTATTTAATATAGGGGCCCCTGTACCAGAGCCCCCACTTACCATAACACTGGAGTCTTCCTATCTGTTATAGGGGCCTTTGGGCCCCTCAGGGACTAGGGCCCAGCTGTACCTACTGCATGTGAACAGGTTTGTACTGACATGGCGCCTGTAGTTCTATAAACAAGTGTGCCAGCATGAGGTCCAACAACTGGCACCAGTGACTGATCCTGGGAATGTGGGATCCTCACTTCTGATTGGCCAAGATCTTCGTAACCGGAGATGTATAACTAGAAGGAGTTAGGgtcaaaaatatgcaaatctattctccaggatgtaattaggagaacagtgcctctgtatggcGCCCTCTAAGGGCagtccccttaacatcatgcatgactcagttaataagcctacctgacatgatgcggggattattgccaaactagtatttctattccaaaaggaacagattcccagctatggacagcgctgtaacgtctccacttattatacagcTCACTATAGAATTTGTTGAGAGTATTTTCCTTAAAGGAagggtcaccagatccagcatatcaccccacccctgcagatacatagggtactgtcaccagaatctttGGGGTTGGGCTCATATCATGGGTTCTGCGACATTCCCTTTACCACAGAGAAGTCTGTGGAAACATTGCACATTCAAGTTTGGTCTTTGGGCTCTGTCTACACATAATTTGCAGAACTCATAcaactcctcctgtcatcttacATAAGGAATGGAGCCAGGACAGTAGGAATAGCAGTTTCTACTCCTTCTATCGGGTCTTGTATGGTACTTACCTGGTGTAGGATGTCATACATAATGTTCTGTACCGGAGATTGTTAATTGTCATTTTCTAAGGTTCTGAAATAGAAACAACAGCCTGAAAATATAGATGTCCATTAACGTGAGCGTGTAGACAGAAAGACGGGACAGTAAAGCGGCAAATAGACCATTTACTAATATTGTTCTTCCTTTCTGGAGACGATCTAAAGACAAGCTGAAGACATTGCAGGATCAATCTGTCTCCACTTCTGGTATTGTGCTCcagtgtatcagtgtggagtccagctgtgtgaaGTATGAGgtctgtatataggtatatagtctCCATAGACTGTGCACCAGATACAGAAACGAAACTCTACTCTAGCAAgtattctatctatttatccatccattcattatctatctatctatctatctatctatctatctatctatctatcatctatctatctatctatctcctatctatctatctatctatctcctatctatctatctatctatctatctatctcctatctatctatctatctatctatctatctatctatctatctatctatctacctatcatctatctatctcctatctatctatctatctatctacctacctatcatctatctgtctatccatctcctatctatctatctatctatctatctatctatcatctatctatctatctatctatctatctatcatctatctatctatctatctatctatcttctatctatctcctatctatcatctatctatctatctatctatctatctatctatctatctatattatatctcctatctatctatctatctatctatctatctatctatctcctatctatctatctatctatctatctatctatctatctatccatctcctatctatctatctatctatctatctatctatctatctatcatctatctatattatatctcctatctatctatctcctatctatctatctatctatctatctatctatctatctcctatctatcgctctatctatctatctatctatctatctatctattatctatttatctttctgtatatctatctatttatccatccattcattatctatctatctatctatctatctatctatctcctatctatctatctatctatctatctatctatctatctatctatctcctatctatctatctatctatctatctatctatctatctatctgtctgtctgtctgtctatagatCCTCATACTCAGAGCAAAGGTCACAAACCAAAGACAGAAAGCTTACAAATCCATCAGAATGCTGTTATATCTGAGTCTGGAAAAGTTGGGTGATAAAATTATACTATCACGTCTCCTCTCTCAGTGCTATGCACGACTCATCATGGCAGAGTAGTCCGGGCATGGCCGCCTTGCAGTAGCCACTTGTGCGGTGACATGCTGTGAGCCGCAGGCAGCACTACTACATTTTACAGTCCGCATTCTTCCCACAGTCTCCACGTGAACAGGTGCACATCCCACAAATCCAGGTTTCTGACATTGTCGCCAGTAAGAAGTGACCTCTCCGGCTCGACAAGGAGACCCTGGCAAATGCCGACTCACTGGAAGGAGAAAGGACTGGAGAGGAATGTGACCCAGACTAAGTATAGGGTCCCCCGGCCATCACTGTCTGCAGGTATACAGCTGGttaaacataatagtatatacacattgtctagactggatacaattgtaacaaactctcagctgtgaaAACTTTTAGGTTTGCACAGGGTTTTTGGAATCTAGATAGAAACAAGAATGTCTCCATTCACTGAGAGCAAGCAGAAATCTTGGAAATGGTGAGACATTGGAACAAAAGATATAAACTGCAGCGCTTTATAAGATGTTGACCTGTTCTGGTGCACAAAGTGGTATCAAAGGTGCCTACTTACCAAAACCCTCCCCACTGACTGACAATTATATCTGCCGCCACCAGAGGGAGCTCATGGTATACTGAGCAATGTATACATACCTGtgcaatgagctccccctagtggtggctgtagggcAGAATTTTAACATAAATTATAGGCACACTTTCCTGCCCCATACCACAACCATTAACCCCTTTACTCTACTAAACCACcagaaatatacaatatattacctACCCCAAACATCCAGCGATATTATGATACACACACATCAATGACCCTGAATGTGAATTCTGCTTTAAAACTAAATCTATAGTAATTCTATAGgaaatagatatatattataaagaTTCTGAAAACTATAACTCCTCCATCACAGACAATGACATGATCAACCTATAGACCGATAAACCTATGGCTTTCCATGTGATATATTACTCTCCAGGGTTTTCTGTGACATGTAGTTCTACAAAGAATGGAAATTCAAAGGTTTGACTGTCTCTGGTCATTCACTGATGTCAGTTTTGGATTATCTATCATCCCACCATCACTCCATTGTTCTATCACCGTCACAAAACAATTTCAGGCTCACTTCTGTATGACATGATATACCGAAATATAACATGTCCCAATGTGTCCAAAAACTGAGTGGGAATCAAAGTCACAGTTGGCGAGGTTCGAGGAGAGACGGGCGCAGGAGTTAGATAACTGCATTCACCCCTCAACTGCAAAGTTGtaaagaagcagcatatcaccaactaagaggaagatgagactccatggactattataccccaaatcacccccccccccccatacccaccactctcccccacaACCCCAACTCTGGCAATGCCAAATAAATGCCAATAAAGTTTGTTTGATTTGatagagattagatagatagatagatagataagagatagatagatagatagatagatagatagataggagatagatagataggagatagatagatagatagatagatagatagatagatagatagataggagatagatagataggagatagatagatagatagatagatagatagataggagatagatagatagatagatagatagatagatagatacgagatagatagatagatattagatagatagatagatagatagatagatagatagatacatagatagatagatagatagatagatagatagatagatagataggagatagatagataggagatagataggagatagatagatagatagatattagatagatagatagatagatagatagatagatagataggagatagatagatagatagatagatagataggagatagatagatagataggagatagatagatagatagatagatagataggagatagatagatagatagatagatagatagatattagatagatagatagatagatagatagatagatagataggagatagataggtgatagatagatagatagatagatagatagatagatagatagatgatagatagatagatagatagatagatagatagataggagatagatagatagatagatagatagatagataggagatagatagatagataggagatagatagatagataggagatagatagatagatagatagatattagatagatagatagatagatagatagataggagatagatagatagatagatagataggagatagatagatagataggagatagatagatagatagatagatagatagatagatagataggagatagatagatagatagatagatagatattagatagatagatagatagatagatagatagatagataggagatagataggtgatagatagatagatagatagatagatgatagatagatagatagatagataggagatagatagatagatagatagatagatagataggagatagatagatagatagatagatagatagatagatagatagatattagatagatagatagatagatagatagataggagatagataggtgatagatagatagatagatagatagatagataggagatagatagatagatagatagatagataggagatagatagatagatagatagatagatagatattagatagatagatagatagatagatagatagatagataggagatagataggtgatagatagatagatagatagatagatgatagatagatagatagatagatagatagataggagatagatagatagatagatagatagataggagatagatagatagatagatagatagatagataggagatagatagatagatagatagatagatagatagatagatagatagataggagatagatagatagatagatagatagatagatatttgatagatagatagatagatagatagatagataggagctagatagatagatagatagatagatagatagatagatagataggagatagatagataggagatagataggagatagatagatagatagatagatagatagatagatagatagataggagatagatagatagatagatagatagatagatagataggagatagatagatagatagatagataggagatagatagatagatagatagataggagatagatagatagataggagatagatagatagatagatagatagatagatagatagatagataggagatagatagaggcaTAAAGAGAGAAAGAATGATGAGTATAAAGATAGATGGAGCATAAatagagagaaaaagaaagaaagaaagaaagaaagaaagaaagaaagaaagaacaaaTAGATATGAACTAGACTAGATAGATGTCACATAGAGAGATGATAACTAGATGGATAATTCTTTTGTATAACCTATATACTCTCCAGCAGTTGCACGTTATCACACTATATAGGACACACCAGTCCTAGCCTGCTCCTATTATCTGTATATAATGACTCCCCCtgatctccttccccttcttttcTGTCCACCACTACTGCTCCTGTCATCTTCTGCAGGCTGAGCACTACCCtgaggatgatgggggtgatgatAGACTGGAGAGAGGTGGAGGGAGCAGCTTTCTGCTGCTACTACTAGGAGGGGCTGTGAGGGCTCAGACACAGGCTGGCTGCCCCTGACACTCCCCATACTAGTGTAGTGAGTCCATGTGCAGAGCCGCTGTCTGTCCTCCTCTGCTGTCACCTGGAGCTCACACTAGCGCCAGTATTGCGCCAGACAGTCCGGATTCCCCAGCCTGCCCTTATGATGTGGCTTCTCTACTGCACTGCCTGTGCTGGGACTTTATGATgtgagctgcaggctgagaattaCTTCACTGTCACTGGGTCTGTGGGCATAACGCGGTGCCATGTGTGCCATGCCTGGCCCCCAGCCCCACTCATGGGATGTGGCATCCTAAAGCCTCGGATTGTTTCTGGGCACCTGGGGGCACTGAGGACTCAGCCCAAAGTCTCCCTTCTGCTGACTATGATCTTCTTGTTCACTTTCTTCTTCTATTGCCTGAGCGGCTCTTGCTGTGACTCGCAGATGAGCTTGGGATCTTTGCGCACTGCGCAGCCGGTTGCGCCAGGGCGGTCTACCTCCGCGGAGCCTTGGATGAGCGGAGCCGGGGAGCTGCTCCGCTCTGAGGATGTCCACAACACACCTGAAGATACCcagaacacactgccccctgGGGATGCCAATGAGAACATGCTGCACCCTAAAAATACACAGGAGAACTCTTTGCACCCTGGTGcagcacttttagacactttgcaCCCTGGCAGTGCCCATAGGGCTGAGGCTTATGCAGGCACAGTAGCATTATCCAGGAACAGGACTTCAGATCATAAGCTGCCCCACAGCCCCAGCACCATATCAGTGCATAGTAGTTTTGGGAGTAAAAAGTTTCCCCAAGCCATCATAGTGGGGGTAAAGAAAGGGGGCACCCGGGCCCTGCTGGAATTCCTGAGGATACACCCAGATGTCAGGGCGCTGGGGGCTGAACCTCACTTTTTTGACAGGTGCTATGACAAGGGTCTGGAGTGGTACAGGTAAGAAATGTAACCCATTGTCTTTAACCTGTAGTAGAACTACTACTCTCAGCGTGCCCTGAACTGTAGCCACATTTTGGAGACCCATGATGTATGACGTGTATATAGAAGCCGTATATCCACTGTATGATACTTTATGTGCTGTTCCGCCAGGTTGATCATATATAACGTTTTATTATGGGCATCTGAGGGTCTCTTAAAGGGCAAGTGCGACATGTTTGTATCGTCCTGTCACTTGTTTAAATTTGCCTTAACGGCAGAAGACGGAGAACATGGTGTATTAGGGATTGGAAATTTAGTGccagttatttacatgcagtcggTGATGTCCTAAATATGGCCAGTAAAAATCAGTATATATTTCTTTACATTAAAGGAATACTTAAATACTTGTATGTGCAGAACCCTGACCCATATTACCTGTACTGATGTAAgtgccctcattcacatctgcagagTGAGGACCCTGTGAATAATAGATATTAGTGATAGAtacgggatagatagatagatagatagatagatagatagatagatagatagatgataaatgatagatatatatatagatagatagatagatagatagatagatagatagatagatgatagatagataaatagatgatagatagatagatagataaatagatagatatagatagacagacagacagacagacagacagatagatagataggagatagatagatagatagatagatagatagatagataggagatagatagatagatagatagatagatagatagataggagatagatagatagatagatagataggagatacatagatagatagatagatagatagatagatagatagatagaagacagtgTTGATGTAGCGGAGTGTAATTTGTTATTGGTGCGGTATTGTTTGTGTCTGATATCTACAAATCACAGAAGATTTATCTATAATCTGACATCTAATGTATCAAATTAATATGACATAAGTTATCCGTGATGAGGTTTCTAGATGTTCTATGTAgagaagttctgtaactttggTTTTTACCATATTATGGGGGTAATCTATCAGTCCATTTACATTTTCTGCTGTTAAATGTCACAGATTGTGGAGCAAACCATATTTCTGCTAAAACTTGCAACTTTTTGGATAGTTTTTGCTCCTCTTTTCAGTTTCCATACAAACAGGCGAGGATCAGACCGTCggatttattaattttttctgCCAGAAAATGTCTTAAAAGTTGCAAAAAGTTCCACAATCTGTTGGAGAAGAAGTGATTCCCGGCCACTATGAAGGCATATAAAGGAATAAACAGTATAGATAGCTGGGCCTTTAATTGACATATTGTTATACAATGGATGATCCTTTTAAGGCGACTCAGTGACAACcccgtctcctccagcagctgTTCTGGATTGTGACGGGAAACCTCAATTCTGAAGCATTTGCAGAATGAAACGTTTCCCGTGTCTTGTAATAATTACGGCCGTTTGATCCTCTGTGTGTTCCTGCCAAGCGGCTTTACAAGCTGAAAAAGGGGAAATAAAACAGGTTTTGGAGAAATAACAGATACAAATGTGAATGGCGGCGAGTGGACGTATGTATCCTGCACGTTTGTACAGTCATTGTGCCGCAGAAAAGCTGGGTTTCATTTTCCTGATCCGAGTTGCAGGATTTTCACTATTTCCTACTTTTCAGTTGCCAAAAATGTGATAACAATGGGGTGTTTTATGGGGTCTGTAGAACGGTCCGGAGGGGTGTTCATGAGTCTCAGATGGTCCTTGGT
This region of Leptodactylus fuscus isolate aLepFus1 chromosome 8, aLepFus1.hap2, whole genome shotgun sequence genomic DNA includes:
- the HS3ST6 gene encoding heparan sulfate glucosamine 3-O-sulfotransferase 6, with the protein product MGCGILKPRIVSGHLGALRTQPKVSLLLTMIFLFTFFFYCLSGSCCDSQMSLGSLRTAQPVAPGRSTSAEPWMSGAGELLRSEDVHNTPEDTQNTLPPGDANENMLHPKNTQENSLHPGAALLDTLHPGSAHRAEAYAGTVALSRNRTSDHKLPHSPSTISVHSSFGSKKFPQAIIVGVKKGGTRALLEFLRIHPDVRALGAEPHFFDRCYDKGLEWYRNLMPRTLEGQITMEKTPSYFVTPEAPSRIYNMSKDTKLIVVVRNPVTRAISDYTQTLSKTPSLPTFQALAFKNSSMGTIDTTWSAIRIGIYAKHLENWLQYFPLSKFLFVNGERLVSDPAGEMGRVQDFLGLKRVITDKHFYFNKTKGFPCLKKPEGSGKPRCLGKSKGRPHPDIDKTLLLRLQEFYRPYNMKFYQMTGHNFGWD